One genomic window of Candidatus Eisenbacteria bacterium includes the following:
- the fabG gene encoding 3-oxoacyl-[acyl-carrier-protein] reductase, producing the protein MDLSGHAALVTGGARGIGRAIALTLAGRGADVAVLDLNAEAGQATRAEVEALGRKSAFIACDVSDPAAIETACKAALEALPGLDILVNNAGITRDSLLWRLSPADWDLVLRINLSGAFHFTRLLTRPMARKGFGRIVNIASVIGEMGNVGQANYAAAKAGLIGLTKSVAKEFAAKGITANAVAPGFIETDMTAGLEEKVREAMQAAIPARRMGVAQDVANVVAFLASPESGYVTGQVLRVDGGMLMG; encoded by the coding sequence ATGGACCTCTCGGGGCACGCCGCCCTGGTCACCGGCGGGGCCCGCGGCATCGGCCGCGCCATCGCCCTCACCCTGGCCGGCCGGGGGGCCGACGTGGCGGTCCTCGATCTCAACGCCGAGGCGGGGCAGGCCACCCGGGCCGAGGTGGAGGCGCTGGGGCGAAAGTCGGCCTTCATCGCCTGCGACGTGAGCGACCCGGCCGCGATCGAGACCGCCTGCAAGGCGGCCCTGGAGGCCCTGCCGGGGCTGGACATCCTGGTCAACAACGCCGGCATCACCCGGGACAGCCTGCTGTGGCGGCTTTCCCCGGCGGACTGGGACCTGGTGCTGCGGATCAACCTCAGCGGTGCCTTCCACTTCACCCGCCTGCTGACCCGTCCCATGGCCCGGAAGGGCTTCGGGCGGATCGTGAACATCGCCTCGGTGATCGGGGAGATGGGAAACGTGGGCCAGGCCAACTATGCCGCGGCCAAGGCGGGCCTCATCGGTTTGACGAAGTCCGTGGCCAAGGAGTTTGCGGCCAAGGGAATTACGGCCAACGCGGTGGCCCCGGGTTTCATCGAGACCGACATGACCGCCGGCCTTGAGGAAAAGGTCCGCGAGGCCATGCAGGCGGCCATCCCCGCGAGGCGCATGGGTGTGGCGCAAGATGTTGCGAATGTGGTAGCTTTCCTCGCGTCCCCGGAATCCGGTTACGTCACCGGGCAGGTGCTCCGGGTGGATGGTGGCATGCTGATGGGCTAG
- a CDS encoding tetratricopeptide repeat protein, protein MIRPRFPRFPLFPATLVPGLVAVCLALAPVPARAQDEASMLHAGRASVAEQEGDWKTALNEYSAALQSDSTSGYLLARVIHCLFQLGRDDEVMSFANVLWKRDSTQADAAAEAG, encoded by the coding sequence ATGATCCGTCCGCGATTCCCGCGATTCCCGCTCTTTCCTGCCACCCTGGTTCCCGGGCTGGTCGCCGTGTGCCTGGCGCTGGCGCCGGTGCCCGCGCGGGCCCAGGACGAGGCCAGCATGCTGCACGCCGGTCGCGCCTCGGTCGCCGAGCAGGAAGGCGACTGGAAGACCGCGCTCAACGAATACTCCGCGGCGCTCCAGAGTGATTCCACCTCCGGCTACCTGCTCGCGCGCGTGATTCACTGCCTGTTCCAGCTGGGGCGGGACGACGAGGTGATGAGCTTCGCCAACGTGCTCTGGAAGCGGGACTCCACCCAGGCGGACGCCGCGGCCGAGGCGGGGTAG
- the acpP gene encoding acyl carrier protein, which translates to MTFSEERVKEIIAKELEVSPDQLTNDASFIDDLGADSLDTVELVMALEEEFGIDIPDEDADKIKTVGDVMNYLKNRQQ; encoded by the coding sequence ATGACGTTCAGTGAAGAGCGCGTGAAAGAGATCATCGCCAAGGAACTCGAGGTGTCGCCGGACCAGCTCACCAACGACGCCTCCTTCATCGACGACCTGGGCGCCGACTCGCTCGACACCGTGGAACTGGTCATGGCCCTCGAGGAAGAGTTCGGCATCGACATCCCCGACGAGGATGCGGACAAGATCAAGACCGTCGGCGACGTCATGAACTACCTCAAGAACCGCCAGCAGTAA
- a CDS encoding tetratricopeptide repeat protein gives MAFMHGRMDEAAHWFLAATRARPGSARSWTQLALVYDQLGRPADADSALAGAARAEPENPGVLYYLAWFRAPRRLVRIAPRYPRAWTLLGQVCEDLKLLQEARESYARAARGGGSAGDVEQGQRGLARIAFLTEKPEDALAPLQGLLATNPADTHMRRLRCELLARLHRDAEALADADTLAALEPDNILWAALKADLLSRKGELDRARDVVAGFARSHPGHYRSYELLANMEMRRRHLDDALTEAGRARELAPDSASVHYLVGQVLAEMGRNAAAESALTVAIGLDSAFIPAHFALGVVRERQGRLEASEAAFRSVLRLDPRNAQARNYLGYMYVDRGLKLQESLQEIELALREDPRNSAYLDSRGWAYYRLGRLEEARADLEAAVRNGGGDPVIQEHLGDVLASMKLFRLAEQAYQEASSRDPGNSGLKQKLRSAQDQQK, from the coding sequence ATGGCCTTCATGCACGGTCGCATGGACGAGGCCGCCCACTGGTTCTTGGCGGCGACGCGCGCCCGGCCGGGCAGCGCCCGCAGCTGGACGCAGCTGGCGCTGGTCTACGACCAGCTGGGCCGCCCCGCGGACGCGGACAGCGCATTGGCGGGGGCGGCGCGCGCCGAGCCCGAGAATCCCGGCGTGCTCTACTACCTCGCGTGGTTTCGGGCGCCCCGCCGGCTGGTCCGGATCGCGCCGCGCTACCCGCGCGCCTGGACGCTGCTGGGACAGGTGTGCGAAGACCTGAAGCTGCTGCAGGAGGCCCGCGAAAGTTACGCGCGCGCCGCGCGCGGGGGTGGTTCCGCCGGCGACGTGGAACAGGGCCAGCGCGGGCTGGCGCGCATCGCCTTCCTCACCGAGAAGCCGGAGGATGCCCTCGCGCCGCTCCAGGGGCTGCTCGCGACCAACCCTGCCGACACCCACATGCGCCGGCTGCGCTGCGAGCTGCTGGCGCGGCTGCACCGGGACGCCGAGGCCCTGGCCGACGCCGACACCCTGGCGGCGCTCGAGCCGGACAACATCCTGTGGGCGGCGCTCAAGGCCGACCTGCTCTCGCGCAAGGGGGAGCTGGACCGGGCCCGGGACGTGGTGGCCGGCTTCGCGAGGTCCCACCCGGGCCACTATCGCTCCTACGAACTGCTGGCCAACATGGAGATGCGCCGCCGCCACCTGGACGACGCGTTGACGGAGGCCGGGCGGGCCCGCGAACTGGCGCCGGATTCCGCGTCCGTCCACTACCTGGTGGGGCAGGTGCTGGCCGAGATGGGCCGGAACGCCGCCGCCGAGTCGGCGCTCACCGTGGCCATCGGATTGGACTCCGCCTTCATCCCGGCGCATTTCGCCCTGGGAGTGGTGCGCGAGCGCCAGGGCCGGCTGGAGGCCTCCGAGGCGGCCTTCCGCTCCGTGCTGCGACTCGACCCGCGCAACGCGCAGGCCCGAAACTACCTGGGCTACATGTACGTGGACCGGGGTCTCAAGCTCCAGGAATCGCTGCAGGAGATCGAGCTGGCGCTCCGCGAGGACCCCCGGAACTCCGCCTACCTGGACAGCCGCGGCTGGGCCTACTACCGGCTGGGCCGGCTGGAGGAGGCCCGCGCCGACCTGGAGGCGGCCGTCCGCAACGGGGGCGGGGACCCGGTGATCCAGGAGCACCTGGGGGATGTCCTGGCCTCCATGAAGCTGTTCCGGCTGGCCGAACAGGCCTACCAGGAAGCCTCCAGCCGGGACCCGGGTAACTCCGGCCTGAAGCAGAAGCTCCGCAGCGCGCAGGATCAGCAGAAGTAG
- the fabF gene encoding beta-ketoacyl-ACP synthase II has protein sequence MAHGSASGGPKTRVAVTGLGVVSPVGNDPASFWESLLAGRSGIATITRFDTARLDTHFAGETKGFDVERYMDRKEARRADRFVHYAMAAALQATEQAGLKEAGYDSFRVGLVVGSGIGGIETLETQTRVMLEKGPGRVSPFFIPMMISNMAAGQLAMRLGFRGPSFTPVSACSTGAHAIGEAFRMIQAGEADAAVAGGTEAPITQLALAGFGNMKALSTRNDDPQGASRPFDATRDGFVMGEGSGIVVLENLEKAKARGATVLAEMVGYASTTDAYHMTAPEPEGLAAAECMRLAIADSGLPPDAFGYVNAHGTSTPYNDKIETLAIRKAFGAAAAKVAVSSTKSMTGHLLGAAGGVEFVACVLAVRDQKLPPTINHRTPDPECDLDCVPNQSRAAVFEAALSNSMGFGGHNVTLAVRRYRE, from the coding sequence ATGGCTCATGGCAGCGCTAGCGGAGGACCGAAGACCCGGGTGGCGGTGACCGGACTCGGAGTGGTGTCGCCGGTCGGCAACGATCCGGCGTCGTTCTGGGAGTCGCTGTTGGCCGGCCGCTCCGGGATCGCCACCATCACCCGGTTCGACACGGCCCGTCTCGACACGCATTTCGCGGGCGAGACCAAGGGCTTCGACGTCGAGCGCTACATGGACCGCAAGGAGGCGCGCCGCGCCGACCGGTTCGTGCACTACGCCATGGCGGCCGCGCTGCAGGCCACCGAACAGGCCGGCCTCAAGGAGGCCGGCTACGACTCCTTCCGCGTCGGGTTGGTGGTGGGCTCGGGGATCGGCGGCATCGAGACCCTGGAGACCCAGACCCGCGTGATGCTGGAAAAGGGCCCCGGCCGGGTGAGCCCGTTCTTCATCCCCATGATGATCTCCAACATGGCGGCCGGGCAGCTCGCCATGCGCCTGGGCTTTCGCGGCCCCAGTTTCACCCCGGTCTCCGCCTGCTCCACCGGGGCGCACGCCATCGGCGAGGCGTTCCGGATGATCCAGGCCGGCGAGGCCGACGCGGCCGTGGCGGGTGGCACCGAGGCGCCCATCACCCAGCTGGCGCTGGCCGGCTTCGGGAACATGAAGGCGCTCTCTACTCGCAACGACGATCCCCAGGGCGCCAGCCGCCCCTTCGACGCCACCCGCGACGGGTTCGTGATGGGCGAGGGCTCGGGCATCGTGGTGCTGGAGAACCTCGAGAAGGCGAAGGCTCGCGGTGCGACCGTCCTGGCCGAGATGGTGGGTTACGCCAGCACCACCGACGCCTACCACATGACCGCCCCGGAGCCCGAGGGCCTGGCCGCCGCCGAATGCATGCGGCTGGCCATCGCCGATTCCGGCCTGCCCCCGGACGCCTTCGGTTACGTGAACGCACACGGCACGTCCACGCCGTACAACGACAAGATCGAGACGCTGGCCATCCGGAAGGCCTTCGGGGCTGCCGCCGCGAAGGTGGCGGTGAGCTCCACCAAGTCCATGACCGGCCACCTGCTGGGCGCGGCCGGCGGTGTCGAGTTCGTGGCCTGCGTGCTCGCGGTCCGCGACCAGAAGCTGCCGCCGACGATCAACCACCGCACGCCCGACCCGGAGTGCGACCTGGATTGCGTGCCGAACCAGTCCCGCGCGGCGGTGTTCGAGGCGGCCCTGTCCAACTCCATGGGCTTCGGAGGCCACAACGTCACGCTGGCGGTTCGTCGCTATCGGGAATAG
- the rnc gene encoding ribonuclease III yields the protein MNFLLRWFGRRTTGVATSAAGLERRIGSRFKNPGLLQQALTHRSSLPDLGTGSVSNERMEFLGDAVLGVLVSEHLYRAHPGLQEGELTKMKSLLVSKTILAQQAREMGLGRYLRLSDAEAESGGRDRTSILGDAFEAVLGALYLDQGLESARRFVQRQLLEHAGDITSDMRHVNDKSLLQEHVQGRFKAHLQYRTRAEEGPEHEKWFTMEVAASGQVLGSGRGRNKKEAEQHAACDALIRLGVLKPEDIV from the coding sequence ATGAATTTCCTCCTGCGCTGGTTCGGGCGGCGGACGACCGGGGTGGCGACCTCCGCCGCGGGCCTCGAGCGGCGTATCGGTTCCCGCTTCAAGAACCCCGGGCTCCTGCAGCAGGCCCTCACGCACCGTTCCTCCCTTCCCGACCTCGGAACCGGCAGCGTCTCCAACGAGCGCATGGAATTCCTCGGCGACGCCGTGCTGGGCGTGCTGGTGAGCGAGCACCTGTACCGCGCCCACCCCGGGCTGCAGGAGGGCGAGCTCACCAAGATGAAGTCCCTGCTGGTCAGCAAGACCATCCTGGCGCAACAGGCGCGCGAAATGGGGCTGGGCCGCTACCTGCGCCTGTCCGACGCGGAGGCCGAGTCCGGCGGACGCGACCGCACCTCCATCCTGGGTGACGCCTTCGAGGCCGTGCTGGGGGCGCTGTACCTGGACCAGGGGCTGGAGTCCGCGCGGCGCTTCGTGCAGCGACAGCTCCTGGAGCACGCGGGGGACATCACCAGCGACATGCGCCACGTCAACGACAAGAGCCTGCTGCAGGAACACGTGCAGGGGCGCTTCAAGGCCCACCTCCAGTACCGCACCCGCGCCGAGGAGGGGCCGGAGCACGAGAAGTGGTTCACCATGGAAGTCGCCGCTTCGGGCCAGGTGCTCGGGAGCGGGCGGGGACGGAACAAGAAAGAGGCGGAACAGCATGCCGCCTGCGACGCGCTGATCCGGCTCGGGGTGCTCAAGCCTGAGGACATTGTCTAG
- a CDS encoding metal ABC transporter permease, which yields MAMGFLARAALGAMLVSLTLSLLSGFVVLKRLAFSGSGMAHAAFGGVALALLLGLPPAPVAVVFSLAVAYLVTRLSRDGGLPEDSAIGIFFAASMAFGVIVLSFHRGYNVDLFSLLFGNLLAVQMSDLYMMAGLAAVVSFVVGRYFWELISVAFDEDLATVGGLPVRGLNLALMVLLALAVILSMKAVGLILVSALLVLPGATALELAGSLRSFVGLSILFGLLAAATGLAASYALNLASGAAIVLSGTLIFLLVHTLRRSRRR from the coding sequence ATGGCCATGGGCTTCCTCGCGCGGGCGGCGCTGGGTGCGATGCTGGTCAGCCTCACGCTGTCGCTGCTGAGCGGCTTCGTGGTGCTCAAGCGACTGGCGTTCTCGGGTTCGGGCATGGCGCACGCGGCCTTCGGCGGCGTGGCGCTGGCGCTGTTGCTGGGCCTGCCGCCGGCGCCGGTCGCGGTGGTGTTCTCGCTCGCGGTGGCGTACCTGGTCACCCGCCTGTCGCGCGACGGCGGGCTGCCCGAGGACAGCGCCATCGGCATCTTCTTCGCCGCCTCCATGGCCTTCGGCGTGATCGTGCTCTCGTTTCATCGCGGCTACAACGTGGACCTGTTCAGCCTGCTGTTCGGCAACCTGCTGGCGGTGCAGATGTCGGACCTGTACATGATGGCGGGCCTCGCGGCGGTGGTGTCGTTCGTGGTGGGCCGGTACTTCTGGGAGCTGATCTCGGTGGCATTCGACGAGGACCTGGCCACGGTGGGCGGGTTGCCGGTGCGCGGCCTGAACCTGGCGCTGATGGTGCTCCTGGCGCTGGCGGTGATCTTGTCCATGAAGGCCGTGGGGCTGATCCTGGTCTCGGCGCTGCTGGTGCTCCCCGGGGCCACCGCCCTGGAGCTGGCCGGGAGCCTGCGTTCGTTCGTGGGGCTCTCGATCCTGTTCGGATTGCTGGCGGCCGCCACCGGGCTGGCGGCGTCCTATGCGCTCAATCTCGCCTCGGGCGCCGCAATCGTCCTCTCCGGAACCCTCATCTTCCTGCTCGTGCACACGTTGCGGCGTTCCCGGCGGCGCTGA
- the aroB gene encoding 3-dehydroquinate synthase yields MNQSVVRVPLGERSYRVHIGAGLLGGLPRLLRELGSHRQLWILTDARVARLHARSLAGRLRRAGFRVRLDAVPPGERSKSAATLERLALRGLRGGITRDALLLAVGGGVVGDLGGLLAGTYLRGLPWVQVPTTLLAQVDASVGGKVAVDVGPYKNSLGLFLQPRAVVADVSVLRTLPLRQFRCGVAEAIKMAAVLGRRDFAWLERHVQGLGPRSPSPELVELVRRSVRLKSAVVAGDEFDRGRRALLNFGHTLGHALEGLQRYRGLLHGEAVAVGCAFAAGWSRDLGLLPAGDAARLLALLADAGLPVRPPAVRPARVLKLILGDKKQSDNGLAFVLTGPLGDGSVRRLRRGKALERALEAFLESRPAKERP; encoded by the coding sequence ATGAATCAGAGCGTCGTGCGCGTCCCGCTGGGCGAGAGGTCGTACCGTGTGCACATCGGCGCGGGTCTTCTCGGCGGCCTGCCGCGCCTCCTGCGCGAGCTGGGATCGCACCGCCAGCTCTGGATCCTCACCGACGCCCGCGTGGCGCGGCTGCACGCCCGGTCCCTGGCCGGTCGGTTGCGCCGCGCCGGCTTCCGCGTGCGCCTCGACGCCGTCCCACCCGGGGAACGGTCCAAGTCCGCGGCCACGCTGGAGCGGCTGGCGCTTCGCGGTCTGCGCGGCGGGATCACACGGGACGCGCTGCTGCTGGCCGTGGGGGGTGGGGTGGTGGGGGACCTGGGCGGACTTCTCGCCGGCACCTACCTGCGCGGCCTCCCGTGGGTCCAGGTGCCCACCACGCTGCTGGCGCAGGTGGACGCCAGCGTCGGGGGCAAGGTGGCGGTGGACGTGGGGCCTTACAAGAACAGCCTGGGTTTGTTCCTGCAGCCCCGGGCGGTGGTGGCCGACGTTTCGGTGCTGCGAACCCTGCCGCTGCGGCAGTTCCGCTGCGGCGTGGCGGAGGCCATCAAGATGGCCGCGGTCCTGGGCCGCCGGGATTTCGCCTGGCTGGAGCGCCACGTCCAGGGGCTCGGTCCTCGGAGCCCCTCCCCGGAACTCGTCGAGCTGGTCCGCCGTTCGGTCCGCCTGAAGTCCGCCGTGGTGGCCGGGGACGAATTCGACCGCGGCCGCCGCGCGCTGCTCAATTTCGGGCACACCCTGGGACACGCCCTGGAGGGCCTGCAGCGCTACCGCGGCCTGCTGCACGGGGAGGCGGTGGCGGTGGGTTGCGCTTTCGCGGCGGGCTGGTCCCGCGACCTCGGGTTGCTCCCGGCGGGGGACGCCGCCCGGCTGCTGGCGCTCCTGGCGGACGCCGGCCTGCCCGTCCGGCCTCCGGCGGTTCGCCCGGCCCGGGTCCTGAAGCTCATTCTTGGAGACAAGAAACAATCTGACAATGGGTTAGCCTTCGTGTTGACAGGCCCATTGGGCGATGGTAGCGTGAGACGCCTTCGCCGTGGCAAGGCGCTGGAGCGGGCGCTGGAGGCGTTCCTGGAATCGCGTCCCGCAAAGGAGCGACCCTGA
- a CDS encoding zf-HC2 domain-containing protein — MGIFCYRVREKFSDLLEERLPGAERDRVLAHLARCAECAGDYQLFRKSHDLVTGLEPIAVPEDFTARVLARVREQGAQDDPTWIPSILHAPGRAARSLRWGSGLAAAAAVAALVVGVWMLMTHPRTNSASVPIAGNAAPPPSAVAAPRLANSPAALPATPAAALQSPVRTGTRPGQPSGPALARRSFTDSLYDQLPDQPFPLDKGSGQLVRDSQDTGYKVTPIKSRGDHR, encoded by the coding sequence ATGGGCATCTTCTGCTACCGGGTACGTGAGAAGTTCTCCGATCTCCTGGAAGAACGGCTGCCGGGCGCCGAGCGCGACCGGGTCCTGGCCCACCTCGCGCGCTGCGCGGAGTGCGCCGGGGACTACCAGTTGTTCCGCAAGTCGCATGACCTCGTGACGGGCCTCGAGCCCATCGCCGTTCCGGAAGACTTCACGGCGCGCGTGCTGGCGCGGGTTCGCGAGCAGGGCGCCCAGGACGACCCGACCTGGATTCCGTCCATCCTCCACGCTCCGGGCAGAGCAGCCCGGTCGTTGAGGTGGGGGTCCGGTCTGGCCGCGGCGGCGGCGGTGGCGGCTCTGGTGGTGGGCGTGTGGATGCTGATGACGCACCCGCGGACCAATTCAGCCTCCGTGCCCATTGCCGGGAATGCCGCCCCGCCACCGTCCGCGGTCGCTGCTCCGCGGCTGGCGAATTCGCCTGCCGCTCTGCCTGCGACCCCGGCCGCAGCCCTGCAGTCGCCGGTGCGCACCGGCACCCGCCCGGGCCAGCCGTCCGGCCCGGCGCTGGCGCGGCGCTCCTTCACCGATTCGCTGTACGACCAGTTGCCCGACCAGCCGTTCCCGCTCGACAAGGGCAGTGGCCAGCTGGTGCGCGACTCGCAGGACACCGGATACAAGGTCACTCCGATCAAGTCGCGGGGGGACCACCGCTGA
- the fabD gene encoding ACP S-malonyltransferase produces MKLALLFPGQGAQYVGMGLGLRDSYPAAREIFERADAALGFALTRIMFEGPEDELRLTHNTQPAILVHSVAAWTVAREFLPPAASAAGHSLGEYSALVAAEALTFEDAVRTVRARGELMLRAGQERPGAMAAILNLAPAEVEAACLEAGGTVVPANLNSPGQIVISGEVDAVERAMERCKARGAKRAIRLEVSGAFHSPLMAPAAEGLRPCLEALDIRPARIPVIANVSGEPVSSPREIRDALGRQVLGAVRWEPTMRRFLAGGARRFVELGPGKVLRGLVKTVDGSVELLGVDGPADVEPLRKALEPTGGSPA; encoded by the coding sequence ATGAAGCTGGCACTGTTGTTTCCGGGCCAGGGGGCCCAGTACGTCGGCATGGGCCTGGGACTCCGGGACTCCTACCCGGCCGCCCGGGAGATCTTCGAGCGGGCGGATGCGGCCCTGGGCTTCGCGCTCACCCGGATCATGTTCGAGGGTCCCGAGGACGAGCTGCGCCTGACACACAACACCCAGCCCGCCATCCTGGTGCACAGCGTGGCCGCATGGACGGTGGCGCGCGAATTCCTGCCCCCGGCCGCATCCGCCGCCGGGCACAGTCTGGGCGAGTACTCGGCGCTGGTGGCCGCGGAGGCCCTGACCTTCGAGGACGCCGTGCGCACGGTGCGCGCGCGCGGCGAGCTGATGCTGCGCGCGGGCCAGGAGCGGCCCGGCGCCATGGCCGCCATCCTCAATCTAGCCCCGGCGGAAGTGGAGGCGGCGTGCCTGGAGGCCGGCGGCACGGTGGTGCCGGCCAACCTGAATTCCCCCGGGCAGATCGTGATCAGCGGCGAGGTGGACGCGGTGGAGCGGGCCATGGAGCGCTGCAAGGCCCGTGGCGCGAAGCGGGCCATCCGCCTGGAGGTCAGCGGCGCGTTCCACTCGCCGCTCATGGCCCCCGCCGCGGAAGGCCTGCGCCCGTGCCTGGAGGCGCTGGACATCCGGCCCGCCCGCATCCCGGTGATCGCCAACGTGAGCGGGGAGCCGGTGAGCTCGCCGCGGGAGATCCGCGACGCGCTGGGCCGGCAGGTGCTGGGCGCGGTGCGCTGGGAACCCACCATGCGCCGTTTCCTGGCCGGGGGCGCGCGGCGATTCGTGGAACTGGGCCCGGGCAAGGTGCTGCGCGGGCTGGTCAAGACCGTGGACGGCTCGGTGGAGCTGCTGGGCGTGGACGGCCCCGCGGACGTGGAGCCGCTCCGCAAGGCGCTGGAACCCACCGGAGGGAGCCCGGCATGA
- a CDS encoding sigma-70 family RNA polymerase sigma factor, with product MAQVIAGSEGAFAALVQRYSQRILNTVYRYVGDRARAEDISQEVFLRVWVHRSRYRAGGRFSAWLFTIAVNLAKNEIRSRVRHRTTTSLEHLQETSGDVELALVDRSRRPDRWAEQAELQAAVSEAVQELPEPFREAVVLRDLDGLSYEEISEVLGVPGGTVRSRINRARHLLKKKLLPFLTEE from the coding sequence ATGGCGCAGGTCATCGCGGGCTCCGAGGGGGCCTTCGCCGCGCTGGTGCAGCGGTACTCGCAGCGGATTCTCAATACCGTCTACCGGTACGTGGGGGACCGCGCGCGGGCCGAGGACATCTCCCAGGAGGTCTTCCTCCGGGTGTGGGTCCACCGGAGCCGCTACCGCGCAGGAGGCCGGTTCTCCGCCTGGCTGTTCACCATCGCCGTGAACCTGGCCAAGAACGAGATCCGCAGCCGGGTCCGGCACCGGACCACCACCAGCCTGGAGCACCTGCAGGAGACTTCCGGGGACGTGGAACTGGCCCTGGTGGACCGGTCCCGGAGGCCCGACCGGTGGGCGGAGCAGGCCGAGTTGCAGGCGGCGGTCTCGGAAGCGGTCCAGGAATTGCCGGAACCTTTTCGGGAGGCTGTGGTGTTAAGAGACCTGGATGGCCTGTCCTACGAGGAGATCTCCGAAGTGCTGGGAGTTCCCGGGGGGACGGTCCGGTCCAGGATCAACCGGGCGCGGCACCTTCTCAAGAAGAAGCTGCTGCCGTTCCTGACGGAAGAGTAA
- a CDS encoding zinc ABC transporter substrate-binding protein produces the protein MASIGPLADWCRRVAGPAWEVKAVVPPGASPHAFEVLPRDVQGFESASLWLRVGAGLDPFVDRLLAAERPRCVVTATDGVRLREGNPHVWLDPVVARAMLPRIAEALATVDPADSAGYHARARDYAASLDSLDSEYRAAAAGFRVRRFVAFHEAWTYLAARYGLEQAGSLEPAPGREPGPTDWARLVGLVKSSGSRVVFAEPQFGRRLPAALASDAGVRVLMLDPMGTTGEARGESYVALMRRNLAVLREGLK, from the coding sequence GTGGCCTCCATCGGCCCGCTGGCCGACTGGTGCCGGCGCGTGGCCGGCCCCGCGTGGGAAGTGAAGGCGGTGGTGCCCCCGGGTGCCAGCCCGCACGCCTTCGAGGTGCTGCCGCGCGACGTGCAGGGTTTCGAGTCGGCTTCGTTGTGGCTGCGCGTGGGTGCCGGCCTGGACCCGTTCGTGGACCGCCTCCTCGCGGCCGAGCGCCCGCGCTGCGTGGTGACCGCCACCGACGGCGTGCGGCTGCGCGAGGGCAATCCGCACGTGTGGCTGGACCCGGTGGTGGCGCGCGCCATGCTGCCGCGGATCGCGGAAGCCCTGGCCACGGTCGACCCCGCGGACTCGGCGGGCTACCACGCACGCGCCCGCGACTACGCGGCGTCCCTGGACTCGCTGGACTCCGAGTACCGCGCCGCGGCCGCGGGCTTCCGGGTGCGGAGGTTCGTGGCCTTCCACGAGGCGTGGACCTACCTGGCCGCGCGCTACGGCCTGGAGCAGGCCGGATCCCTGGAGCCGGCGCCCGGGCGCGAGCCGGGACCGACGGACTGGGCCCGGCTGGTGGGCCTGGTGAAGAGCAGCGGCAGCCGGGTGGTGTTCGCCGAGCCGCAGTTCGGGCGGCGCCTGCCCGCCGCGCTGGCGTCGGACGCGGGGGTGAGGGTGCTGATGCTGGACCCGATGGGCACCACCGGGGAGGCCCGCGGCGAGAGCTACGTGGCCCTGATGCGGCGCAACCTGGCCGTGCTGCGGGAGGGACTGAAGTGA
- a CDS encoding metal ABC transporter ATP-binding protein has product MSQPVPALALRDVWVRAGDHVLLEGVTLDVREGSMLGVIGPNGGGKTTLLRVALGLRAPDSGSVRWFGMGLGEARARGYRVGYVPQRGTWDPRFPLTVEETVLLGRRGLRGAGAPFNREDRDAAARAMEFMEIRHLARQRLSKCSGGELQRALVARALCVDPRVLVLDEATSAVDSAAQDRFYHRLRELKERGVTVIMVSHDVGVMAAVADEVACLNQRLHFHGAAAEALDAGKLASAYGCEVELLAHGSVPHRVVREHGERP; this is encoded by the coding sequence GTGAGCCAACCGGTGCCGGCGCTGGCGTTGCGCGACGTGTGGGTCCGCGCCGGGGACCACGTCCTGCTCGAGGGGGTCACGCTGGACGTGCGCGAGGGCTCCATGCTGGGCGTGATCGGCCCCAACGGCGGCGGCAAGACCACGCTGCTGCGCGTGGCCCTGGGATTGCGCGCGCCGGATTCGGGTTCGGTGCGCTGGTTCGGCATGGGACTGGGCGAGGCCCGCGCCCGCGGCTACCGCGTGGGCTACGTGCCGCAGCGCGGCACCTGGGACCCGCGATTCCCGCTCACGGTGGAGGAGACCGTGCTGCTGGGGCGCCGCGGCCTGCGCGGCGCCGGTGCGCCCTTCAACCGCGAGGACCGCGACGCGGCGGCGCGCGCGATGGAGTTCATGGAGATCCGCCACCTCGCACGGCAGCGGCTGTCGAAGTGCTCGGGGGGCGAGCTGCAGCGCGCGCTGGTGGCGCGCGCCCTGTGCGTGGACCCGCGGGTTCTGGTGCTGGACGAGGCCACCAGCGCGGTGGACTCGGCGGCACAGGACCGGTTCTACCACCGGCTGCGGGAGCTGAAGGAACGCGGCGTGACCGTGATCATGGTCAGTCACGACGTGGGCGTGATGGCCGCGGTGGCCGACGAGGTGGCCTGTCTCAACCAGCGGCTGCACTTCCACGGCGCGGCCGCCGAGGCGCTGGATGCCGGGAAGCTGGCCTCCGCCTATGGCTGCGAGGTGGAGCTGCTGGCGCACGGGAGCGTGCCGCACCGCGTGGTGCGCGAGCACGGGGAGCGTCCCTGA